Part of the Coffea eugenioides isolate CCC68of unplaced genomic scaffold, Ceug_1.0 ScVebR1_2468;HRSCAF=3498, whole genome shotgun sequence genome, TGCCACATGATTAGTCTAAGTCTAAGACCAATCTAATCTAATCAAGAATGAgatatttttcataaaatttgcatcatttttttctttttccttgcatatgataatataataaatttcttatatatattttacattCATTGTCATATTTTCATAGaatcaattttataaaaataagtatttaagaataaataaaaaaactaaaattgtaaTCTAAAGAAACCGAAATCAGAACCGAAATAAAATCGTTCAAGAATCGTAACCACAACTGTCTTTTAAGGGTTAGTCCAAGTTTCATTTTAAGAAGAAATGGAATTATCGGTCTTTAAACTAAAATCGATGATTCTGAAACTCGTTATGTGGGGGATGGAAGTAGTGGGGACAattttttgaagaaatggaaaagCCTCCCAATCCAAGCTCACCCGCTTGCCATTCATATTTTTAAGCAACATATCAAAAAGGAAATGACAAACATTCCACACATTAATCAAACTACAATAACTTGTTTGGATTGGCATGATTTCagataaaataatttgcttcacaaattccaatcatctttttatctcacatacatcatatcacaaaaaatgctacagtaattatctcaaataaatcatccaaataaactcctatccaaatTTAAACTTCCGAATAGCCAAACATCAATCAAACCTCATCAACTGTTTCATACTATACCATCAAAAGAATGAAGTCCTGTACTTTGCCACATCAGTCAAACTATTTCAAGCCCCATCAACCATTTCATGCTATTGAAACTTCTTAATAGCCAAACATCAATCACATCCATAATGAAGTCACGCACTCTACCATAATGGATCCAAATCATCAattaaaaaatcataaaaatggCGCCAATCAACTACTCCCTGTTCATCCGCCTTGCCGGCTCATTTTAGTCGAATCTAAATAAATAGCTCGCACGCCCTTTTGGATTTACGTGCCGCTTACGTTAGCCACTCGCCTTCCTTCTCCCTACACCAAAAACGTCGCAGCTTTAATAACAGCGACCCTTATCCCTTCCCATACTTCCGTCTCTATCTTCTTGCTTGCTTCAGAAAATTTcctttgaaaagaaagaaaaaaaacttgctccagaaaaagaaaaaaataaaaataaaaaactattttattgGTCGTCACCTTTGGAAAGCGTGCCCGATTTGGCCACCAAATAATAacagaaaaaatatatatattattttgatTGCCTAAAACGACGTAACAGAGAATATATTGAGATAGTTCAAGAATTCGAAAAGTTTTatctctttcttttattttagctcggtgaaattttttttttagttgtaGAAAAATGAGTTTGGAGGAATCATCGTCGACGGCCGAGCGGCGGCTGAGAGCGATTCAAGGACATCTAATTTCAGCCGCCGACGGTTTGAACTTGCGGCAGATCCACAAGAATGAGACCGCTGGTGAATTCGTTCATGGTAATCTATTTTTCGATTTATTCtgttattttttctttgttgttcattgtaaaaaaaatttaaatttgtttatttacGCAGTAGAAGTTTGCTTGTTGGTTagtagtggtggtggtggttgtAGTTGAAGTTTCTAATGCGTCCGGCAATGCATTAATGTCGAAATTGTTTAACGGTAATGATTTTGGTTTTCGTTCTTCTTGTTTGAATTGGCTATCGGTATTGATATAGTGTCGTCTGAAGATTGTCTGAATTTATTGTTAAACCAGGTGACAAACTGTTTAACTTATTGTTTAAGATGATTTAATTGAGGATGAATTTATCTATTTTGGGCAATGAGAATTAAAGATATCAAATTTCTGTTTTTctgcttttcttttgaaatcaaAGTTTGAACTTTGATGCAATTGTTACGTTGTAATGAAAAGCAAAAGGGTCTCTAAAGAAGTTATTTGGAGCCTCCAGACCGAACTTGGAAGGTAGGGAAATTTTTTGTTCTTGTATGCTTGACTTTGTTCTTTAGAAAGAAGTTTTTGGTATTGGTTTGGATAATAATTTCTTTgtttgaaaaaggaaaggaaCACCAATAACTGTATTGTCATTTAATTTGCTGCAGTAAATAATGATAGATTCAGAGTATGGTCAGAACACCTACAAAATGTTATATGGCTAAGTCATGAATTTTTAAACTCAATACGACAAAAATGCTTTGGTTGAGGACTAAAATAAAAGATCTTTGGGGCTATTGCAGCTATTTTTCGCTTTTTGTGAGTGTCCGTTATGCTTAGTTTTCAATGATTCATATCATATTAATTTACACTTGAAAGATGGTTTGAAAACTTGATCAGGTCAGGGATATAGTGTAGTTCTACCTGAAAAATTGCAGTCAGGCAAATGGAATGTATACAGGTCAGGTTTCTTGCATATGAATTTTTGAAATGCTCCCTGTCATTTTCGTTCAGTTCACTAAGTTATTGATCATCACAGATCTGCATGCTCGCCTCTGAAGCTTGTTACTAGGTTCCCTGATCATCCTGAAATTGGCACATTACATGACAACTTTGTGTAAGATCATTTTATACTTCTCTTGCAGTTTAGTAATATGCTTCTTCAAGTTTGATGTCTTtcatgattttctggttttgactTTTGCTTGCTCAGGTGTCTTGCCAAAATTTATCCTTAACCAAGTTTGTCTTAATTGGTTCTCTTCATTTTGTGTGCTCAGATATGCCGTTGAATCGTTCCAAGATTACAAGTACTTGGGTACTCGAATTCGTGCAGATGGAACCATTGGAGAGTAAGTTAGCTTGGGAATAACATTTTTGAACATATCAGTATAGATACTTGATAAGACTCCTGAGAGTAATTTGAATTGACCTGTTGCATTGAAGGTACAAATGGATGACATATGGTGAAGCTGCCACTGCTCGATCGGCAATAGGTTCTGGGCTTTGCAATCATGGAATACAATCAGTAAGTTAAACATTTTCTTAAACTTCTGTAATGTTGATGGACCCGTACCAGAATTTAATCTTGATCTTTGTCTTTACAATGGTTCCCAGTTTTTTTGCCTATTTGTTGTGGCCATGTTTGCATGCCACATTTAGCTACACAtagattttgtttattttggttatttgatgttATATATAAATCAAGATTACTTTTGGAATTGTTTCGTGAATTTATAAAGTAATCATTGCTTATTGGTTTTTCATGAACAGGGATCCTGTATTGGACTTTACTTCATAAATAGACCAGAATGGCTTATTGTGGATCATGCTTGCTCAGCATATTCGTATATCTCAGTTCCTTTATATGACACTCTCGGTGTGTAGTTGTCCATCCTTATAACTCTTTTTGGTCTGATGAAGGCTGTTGAACTTGCAaaactttttccctttcttcagGTCCAGATGCTGTTAAGTACATTGTGAATCATGCTTATGTACAGGCCATTTTTTGTGTGCCAAGCACTCTGAACACAGTGAGTTTATAATTCTTTTcttattgttttaaaaaatgcatATTTAGCTCTTATAGGTTACCTGTTTATTCTGTTGTTAAAATCATTCAGTGACAAATACATCATGGGGCCATAGTCTACGAGTATTATCCATCGTACTCGTTATGTAGTGCAGCACAGAAAGGGTTGCATCCATTTATTGACTTCACTTAGTTGGATTCATGAAACTGCATGAGTTTTTAATGGGAAGGGTAGCCAACATGTATGCAGTAATAGGTGTCCTGAAATGAGGAACTGTTAGGTCATGACCTTTGTGGGTGTTATTTCGAATTATATTATTCTTAATTGCACATTCTGCACTTACTAGTAAACTTATAGATGTAAATCCAAGTCTCAGTTTCTGGACAGAAATGAGTTTCAGATTCTGATCTCTTCGACAATTTATCCCAGATTGAATTAGGAGATAAGCTTTGCAAGTATGATGCATTTATGATCTGCAACTCCCTTTAAACAGATAGCTGTTCTAGGCTTCTAGTGTAATTAACTTATATCTTGTTTATTGAACCCAGTCGCCTTTTTCCTTCTACTTTTGTGTCAATGTTGAATCCCACTAAGACTTGAAATTGGCCTTGTATTTATTTTCCATCTGTTTCAAATGTGAAATCCAGTTTaaaacttaatatatatattttgacgAGCATGTCCAAATATTTGATATACATCTGATGCTTCTTTTTGAATGCTGGCAGTTGTTGAGCTTCTTATCTGAGATTTCATCTGTACGTTTAATAGTGGTATGTACTTCTACATCTTCTTGTCAAATATATGATTATCTTTTCTAGCAGACCAAACTttgttgttttcattttttttaatactaTATTCCATGATATACAGGTCGTAGGAGGGGTAGATGAGCATCTCCCATCTCTTCCTTCAACATCTGGAGTTAAAGTTATTTCGTATTTAAAACTACTTGATCAGGTAGTTGAAAATTGTTGTCAGTGGTGGTCTGTATCAACattttttatattcttttgCTATGTTGTTTGGCTGCAtgactttgttttgaggaataATGAGGCTTGGACGCTCTTTGCTTCTTGAATTTTATTAGTAATAATGGTGACACTTATTCAAATACTGAAGGGGAAAAACAAATTATATAGCTCTCTTTTGTCATGTCTACTGAATGGTGATACgttttttttaataaacttAACTCACAAAAGAATAAGTGAATTACACAATCAAGTTCGACTCTGACCTTTGCTTCATCAGTTCCCACTTCATTGTAAAGCAAGATTCTGTATATCAAGCTCTTATTTTTGGTTCAAAGTACAGAAATTGTGATACATAAGAAGTTGACAATTTATATTTGGTGTCTTATGGAGAATTGAAAAAGGTGAAAGtttaaagaaatttaaaaatttgaggCTGTCAAAATCTTACACTAATTTTTGTTGCTATTGATCTGGGTTTTAGTTAGTGGAAATTTATCTTTGCTTCAACTATCGTCTTTACAGTGCGTATGTCTTGTTCCCTCTGATATTCCCTTTGATCTCCCAATAGATTAAGGTGCATctttttacaaataaaatttaCCACTATGATAATCACAGATCATTTTTTTCCATGAATCTTGACTTTGTGGAATGGAATTGAAACGTTGCAGAAAGAATTAGGAGACACTACAATTATTCTTTACCTACCTTTCTTGCAAATGTGTTGAAAATAGAAAGAATACAGGCACCTGCAGTAGCCCATTGCCTTacttcttattattattttttttgtaaatgtGTTGAAAATAGAGAAAGTACAGGAAACTGCTGTAGCGCGTCGCCttacccttttttattttttcccttctgTTTATTGATGTAAAACTGAAATCCCCTTTCTCCTATTTTATAAACACTGGAAAAGACTTGAAGTTTTTCTCTTTTGGACGAATTTATTGTTGATAAGTTTGGACTTTCTTTTCCAGGGTCGTGGAAATATTCAGCCATTTTGCCCTCCCAAGCCTGATGAAACTGCAACTATATGTTATACAAGTGGCACTACTGGGACACCAAAGGTTGATTCTGTTTCTATAGTATTTTCTTCTGTGAGAATCTCAGTGTGATTGATATTGTGCAAATTTAATGTGTTTTTTTTGTCTTTGTCACCCATGGAAAAGGGTGTGGTCTTGTCACATGCCAGTTTGATTGCAAGTGTTGCAGGCGTGAGTCTTAACGTCAAGTTTCATCCCTCTGACATGTGAGTTTTGTGCTTGGTTTATGATTTATACCCCTTATGTATGTTTCTACCAACAAATTGTTGCTTGTTCATTTCTGCAGTTATATTTCTTACCTTCCTCTGGCACACATCTATGAGCGAGCCAACCAAGTTATGTCAATTTATTTTGGTGCCGCTATTGGTTTCTATCAGGGGGTATGCCTGCATTATTTCCTTGTTCAGTTATAGACATTTGATATGGTTGACAGTTTCATTCAATGTAATATGTAtgtattttcttttaaattttgacAAGCATTCTGACATCTAAGTGAAAAATGCCTACGTGGGAAGTTATAAGTTTTACCATAATCCGTGACCTTGaaggagcaaaagaaaaaagaaagagtatTAAATGAGAAAGAAATCAACAACCACAGGCAACTCTTCAGTTCTTGCATCCAAAACCATTTTGAGATCACCTGTAGTCCTTTTGGGTtaattttacttgttttacggtcttttctttctttttaaattccttACAGGTGATCTTGTCTACCCATGGACTCATTAAGTACCGACCTTGCCCACCTATTGTTTCTTATACAGTGGCATTTTCATCCGAAATTAGATCTCAGATTTTGTGCTAAAAATATCGGGAGTAAAAATTTCTGTTCAGGTCAATGATCTACTTGCAACTTGAAAGAAAACAGGAACTGATATTTTACATGATTTAAAAACCATAAAAACACAAACATTACAAATTCACATGGGCAAAAGGATTATGACTACTCATTTAAGAGTAGCGATAGCAAATTTCACTATTTTCTACTGCTTTGGTCATGTTCTTGTGAATTGCTTTTTTCTTCATGATCtccccaattttttttaatatgtttCATTTAAAAATTGTATTCATGTATAGATATCTCATCAACATGCAGGACAACTTGAAGTTGATGGATGATTTGGCAGTTTTAAGACCAACTATATTTTGCAGTGTCCCTCGTCTGTACAACAGAATATATGCAGGGTATGTTTGGGCAAAGCTCTAATACATACATTGTGTCACTTTGTACCTTGATCTCTCAAATTTCCACTCAATTTGCCTATTGTAGGATTACGAACGCTGTAAAAAATTCTGGGGCCCTGAAGGAGAGATTATTTAATGCCGCTTACCACTCCAAGAAGCAGGCAATCATGAACGGTGTGTCCTGCAGCACTTCGAATTAAACTCCCTGAATTTGTTCTTTGTGCTTTTCAAACCCAGGCAGGAGTAATAGGTCACATGCATGTGGTGTTCACATGCTACATAATAATTTTCACGCATGGATGCTTATTGAATAGAAGATTAATGAGAATACCATAAGTGGTGTCTTAAATAtgtgttaatgtctctgcctcGTTATTCTTGCTCTGCACTCATTTGTACTTTATTTAATGTTTCAGGTAGAAAGCCATCACCCATGTGGGATAGGTTGGTTTTCaataaaattaaggaaaaacttGGAGGTCGAGTCCGCTTCATGTGTTCAGGAGCTTCACCTTTGTCACCTGATATCTTGGAGTTTCTGAGGGTGTAAGTTGTACATATTACTTTGTAAGGAATATCACCATGACACATGTACGAGGGATCAACAAACAAATATAATTTATTACATGCATGTTGCAGATGTTTCAGCTGTCGAGTTATGGAAGGATATGGAATGACTGAGACATCCTGTGTCATAAGCTCTATGGATGAAGGTGACGTCTCAGTTGGTCATGTTGGTTCTCCAAATCCTGCTTGTGGTAAGTTTTCAAGTAATGAAagccaaaaaaacaaaaaaactgtAATGCCTGCTGGTTTAAAATAAACCTGTGTTATAATTACATGTTGAAGTGTTTACCACAAACTTTGACTCTGTGAGGTAAACTGAAAAAGTTTTGTTGAAGCTACTATTTAAATTCTAGATTTTGGATTGTTAAATTACAAGTACCTGTAACAGCATGGTGCTGTCACAATGGTGGTGACCTTTGGAGAATAGTCCTGATATTCAAGCTTCAAGAGTTATCTTTGATTATTCCCGAGTCATGAATGGGGTTGGGTTTGTTCATATCTATTTCTGACATGTAAATGGTCATGTTTACTTATTCCTTAGTCATGAATCTTTAATCTTTTCATTACTtaaaaacttttctttcttgcatgCTAATGGTCattttttgcccttttataaATTGCATTTAGAAATAAAGCTTGTGGATGTTCCTGAAATGAATTATACTTCTGAGGATCAGCCTCATCCACGTGGAGAGATCTGTGTAAGGGGTCCCATTATCTTCCAAGGCTATTACAAAGATGAAATTCAAACGTATGCATCTTTTATGCAATACCTTGTGATTAATTTTAAGTTTTTCAATTAGCATAATCTTGACCTGATTCGTTGAATAGGAGGGAAGTCATGGATGATGAGGGGTGGTTGCATACTGGAGATATTGGGTTGTGGCTACCTGGAGGGCGCCTTAAGATAATTGATAGGTAATATGTCTTCTAAATTTTAAGATACTGGTTTTGAAATTGGTCCATGCATCATGGTCATCAATGAAGTGTGCTTAAATtcatgggataatttcagaaacctccactgaggtttctaacaatttcattgagctcccttgaggtttttaatattacacttacctcccctgATGATAAACAATGACTATGATAACCTTCATAATTTTTCCAAAGACAAGCCATTGATAAAAAAgataacaaaaaaaaggaaaacaattctTCTTGACTAGGCCACACATTGCGACGAAATTGTTTCACCCATGGCCATTAAATCGTTACATTCTATCATTCAATAAGGGAAGAATCTTGGCTGTTTGAGTGGGGAAAAGGTAAGGATTGTGAGTTTTATGACTGATGGTTTGGTAGGCAATATATGGAAGAAACCTATAGAGAGGTAAAAATTATAAAGGTAAGAATTATGATGGTGGATTTTGGCATCTAAAATAAAGAGTTTGTTCGGAAAAAGAAGAAGTGATAagagtttgaaattttggatgGATATAGAAAACCATGGGAAGGAAAACTCAGGACATTGGCTAAGTAATAAAACTCATAATTTTGTGGTATACAAGTGTAATcttgatttttaaaattttttaatgattattcatattttgaaaattagatGAGGGCAATTTTGGGCATTCATATACTTTTTTGGTCTTATATCATCAAGGTGAAACCCAAACCTATGTTCTaggggaggtatgtgtaattttcaaAACGTGAGGGAAGCTGTctaaaattgtcagaaacctcaggggaggtttctgaaattattcctaaatttattatttttcaaagatatcAAAGAATGTTTACAGTTGTGCTAATTTTTTCTGTGGACCCCGGATTGGCTGAAGAATAGCCAGATTTCTTCTAAATGGATTTTTAGTTTTGGAAGTACACAATATTCTCCATACTTTGTCAAATTCAACCTTTTACATGTTAATGAGAATAAGATTGATCATTGATTATTAATTTGGTTCtgaaaacaggaaaaaaaacatatttaagTTGGCACAGGGTGAGTATATAGCTCCTGAGAAGATTGAGAATGTCTATGCCAAGTGCAAATTTGTTGCTCAGTGCTTCATATATGGTAAGGAGATGATTATTGGTGTGTAAATCTATTCAATATATTTTTGGTAAGCCTATGTTAATGTCTGCAGGTGATAGCTTCAATTCCTCATTAGTGGCTGTAGTATCTGTAGATCCGGATGTGTTGAAAGAATGGGCCACTTCAGAAGGTATCAAGGTAATTGACCTCTTGATTTTGTGTAAGAGATAATGAATAGAACTCTGCAATTGATGTCATTTAGAGTGGTGTGCATTTCTGTTGGCTATCAAATGGATAAAGTGGTTGTATGTGCTTATTGGACGTAGCAAGTCCTTAGCTCATGGGATCCTTGTCTACCATTTCTAATTTCAACCAAATAACTGTTGGAAGACATGTTAAAGTTTGTATCAATTTGATGGCTTGTTCCTTGTCTATAGAACATCTTAAGTTTGCTTATATCCTGGACCGTGGAATTCATCTGTTCATTTAGCCTGGAAGTTCGCCTAGATGAATACGAGGCATGTAATTGCTTCCTGTAATAAGAACCTGCTGGTACTTCGTGCTATTCCAGGGGCAAATTCATTGACTTTACCTATGGTATTTAAGAATGGAATTTAGACTCGACTTAAAGCCCTTCATTGCTTTTGATGTTTCTTAAAGTTGTAAATTGCCAATTGTGGTAATGATTAACCAAAGTTGACAATGTATTAGCTTCTCTTAGAAAAGCTGTTCTGAAGTGAATGACATATTTAAGGTGCTAACTTGCCTGATTATTTTAAAACAGCTTACAACCAGACAACCTTTGAAAGAGAGTGATCAGCTTggtaattaattttttttttaagatgaTTGATTTTTGAGATGaccttttattttttgtcttttttccttcactagATTGAATATCAAATATTACTTGGATCTTTTACAAGTTGATTTGTAAACCATTTTGATCTTTCATGCAGAAGCTGACTATGTTTAGCAATTATTACtttttaattgctttcttagAAAAGCTGTTCTGAAGTGAATGACATATTTAAGGTGCTAACTTGCCTGATTATTTTAAAAGAGCTTACAACCAGACAACCTTTGAAAGAGCGTGATCAGCATggtaattaattttttttttttagatgattGATTTTTCAGATGaccttttattttttgtcttttttccttcactagATTGAATATCAAATATTACTTGGATCTTTTACAAGTTGATTGTGTAAACCATTTTGATCTTTCACGCAGAAGCTGACTATGTTTAGCAATTATTACTTTTTAATTGCTTTCCAGACCCATGAGCTGCCTGAGCAGACTGATTAGAGATTTCAAGTGGGAAGTTTGATTGGGGTAGTTTATCTGTTAAATGATCATGTGGATGTCAAGAAGAGCCACACTGACGAGAAACTTGCTATTTTCTGTCCCAACTAACTAAGTAGATTTAGCAACAGGCACCTGCAGCCTTTTGATTTCTGATTTCTATTCTATTTAGAACATAGTGACCTATTAAAACTGAGGGCAGAGAATGGTAGATATTGTGCTCTTATCATTGGTGGTTCTCCTGTGTTTGCTTAAGTGGCAAAGGAGCACATTGAAGAGGCTTGATAACGGAGTCGTACTTCTTGGGTCTAAGTCACTCGGCTGAATCACCTCTTAGTTTATTTACGAAGTTGGGGGCAGTGCGATACATTCTATTGCTTACCAGAAAAAGTTGAGGACAAGAATTTTCTTGGTGACCAGGCCTGGTGTAGTTCTTGTAAATCATTCACAACTGTGTGATACTCTGCAATATAATGGCTTTTCAATATCCATTGAGATTTTGATTGTTTGCATCCAATCTGAAATTGTGTCTTTCAGTTTGAAGATTTGGCAGAGCTATGTAATGATCCAAGAGCAAGGGCTGCTGTTCTAGCTGATATGGATGCTGTAGGAAGAGAAGCTCAGGTAGTAACTTTAAATAAGGAAGTTTTTCTGTCGACTTTCATCTAAGATTTGGTGTTACAGATTTGATTGCTAACCCGTCAATAAATGCTTACCTCTTATATTGAACAGTTGAGGGGTTTCGAATTTGCAaaagcagtcactttatttccTGAGCCTTTTACTTTGGAGAATGGCCTTCTCACCCCGACGTTTAAGGTAACTGTCCCTTAGCTTCTCACTTCGTTAGGACTCGTAAAACTTAAAACCAGTGAGATTGTTATTTCATAGACATCGACGGTGCCTGCTATGTACCATGCTTCTATCGTCGGTTACACATGAAGATGAGCATTATTACCTTTACTGATTCGTTATTCTGCATGTCAGGTAAAGAGGGCCCAAGCAAAGGAGTATTTTGCAAAGGCAATATCTGATATGTATGCATCGCTTTCTACCTCTGATCCCACTCCACAAAGTGCTTTATGAACATATATTAAAGCATAAAGAGGCTTTGCTTTGCTGTATACTaacacttttcttttctccttcaaATCAATAAGCCAGATGATGTCAATTGTTGTTGTAATTTAAGCTGGCAGAGCAATTTTATGAGCTCTCTTGCAATTTTTTGTATAATGGGGGACCTAGGCCATAATTCATCTCGGTTCCCTATCGTAGTTAGCTGCTGTAGAACGAATATTTTTCCATAACTGATAGTACTGCTGTAACCACGCATCCCATCTTTTAGCATTGACGGGCACAACTATAATGGTGACAGATATTTGGTTTGTTAAGCTACAAATTTATAATTGCCaaatgaaagaaataatttATGTGAACATACGTAGTTTTCGCTTTTCTTCTTCTGGCTGTTTGAACTGTTACAATTTTGACTTGACACAGTTTTGCGCCATGTTTCTGAACTTCATAGTAAACACGTAGACAGCAGGCCTCAAACCTCTTGGGAGAGAATGctaatcaatttgattgattGGATTGTTGtcagatgaaaaaggaaaaaagtagCGGTATAGCGGAAAACgaaagagatttttttttttccttttcttttgaagcTTTGAACATCTTTATACTTCCTTTTAAGGCAATATGTAGGGATGGCAACGCGGGCACCCGTCCCGCGGGGTAGAATGGGGTGGGGACGGGGGCAAAATATTTCCCCCCGCCTTAAAATGGGGCGGGGGATTGCCCCATCCCCCACCTCGTCccccgcaaaaaaaaaaaaaaatttatatatatatatatatatacacacacacacacataaaaCAACCCTAAATTTCCTAAAATTGCTCCTTCACATTATCTGCCGACTGTCGCACGGTTTGGACCTTCCACCCTCTTTGTTCTGCGTTCTTCTTCATGCTTTGCTTTCATCCGCTCTTGAATCCTTTCTAGGTTTGCTCCCTTATCATTCTTATCTTGATAGATTAATGAAGCACGCGTGGTGAATAAATGATTGCATCTGTGTCAATCCCTTTGCCGTGGTGCTTAAAGCTTAAGATTccatttttgtcaaattttgtcAATTCCTTTAGATGTCTCTTTCCTTTGCCGTGGGCCGTGGCACTTAAAActtacttttgtttttctaatacTTCACGTTTAGGTTGCTGGAGATTAAGAACTACAAATTGTAGTTTTGCGATTTGATTTTTCAGCTGATTTCCATCGTCTCACAAAATCATCCCGTTGTTTCTGGTCTTTTCTTTTGACTTGGGTTGGTTCATTTTGGGCTTTTGTTTTACGGGTAGATTGAGAACTCTAGCTGATGGAGTTTGATTTATTGTGctatttgctttttttttgtgGTCAGTCCATTTATTGTGCTATTTGCTTTTTTGTCTTTGTAGATTTCTTATCACAATGAACCAGTCCGAAAATGTAATTACATCTGAACAGGGGGATAATTCATCAACTCCACAATCAATGAATGTTGAATCAATTTACTTGACAGATGCAGTAGAAGAAGATGAATATGAAATTGaaggaggaaaaggaaaattaaatCGAAAGTTTGGGCACATTTTGATAGAGAGAAAGGTGAAGATGGCATTTTTTATGGTGTGTGCAAGTATTGTAAAAAGAAATACAAGATAGGTAGCACTCATGGAACCAGTACATTGCATGATCATTACAGAAGATGTGCTAAAAGGCCTAAACAAGATATTAGGCAAATGTTACTTCGAAGTGGTAGTAAAAAGAATGATGGCAAACAAGAATTACACAATTATGTGTTCGATCAACAACAATCACGCCATGAATGTCAGGGTTGCTTTATCAATTGAGTTATCACATCTCGAGGTTGATGAAGAGCAAATGTTCTGAAGTTGTTGAGTTATCTCAATGAAGAGAAAAGTTAAATTTATTGTTAAGTGTTTTTAGTTTGTTGAATTCTAAGTT contains:
- the LOC113756753 gene encoding long chain acyl-CoA synthetase 6, peroxisomal-like; its protein translation is MSLEESSSTAERRLRAIQGHLISAADGLNLRQIHKNETAGEFVHGQGYSVVLPEKLQSGKWNVYRSACSPLKLVTRFPDHPEIGTLHDNFVYAVESFQDYKYLGTRIRADGTIGEYKWMTYGEAATARSAIGSGLCNHGIQSGSCIGLYFINRPEWLIVDHACSAYSYISVPLYDTLGPDAVKYIVNHAYVQAIFCVPSTLNTLLSFLSEISSVRLIVVVGGVDEHLPSLPSTSGVKVISYLKLLDQGRGNIQPFCPPKPDETATICYTSGTTGTPKGVVLSHASLIASVAGVSLNVKFHPSDIYISYLPLAHIYERANQVMSIYFGAAIGFYQGDNLKLMDDLAVLRPTIFCSVPRLYNRIYAGITNAVKNSGALKERLFNAAYHSKKQAIMNGRKPSPMWDRLVFNKIKEKLGGRVRFMCSGASPLSPDILEFLRVCFSCRVMEGYGMTETSCVISSMDEGDVSVGHVGSPNPACEIKLVDVPEMNYTSEDQPHPRGEICVRGPIIFQGYYKDEIQTREVMDDEGWLHTGDIGLWLPGGRLKIIDRKKNIFKLAQGEYIAPEKIENVYAKCKFVAQCFIYGDSFNSSLVAVVSVDPDVLKEWATSEGIKFEDLAELCNDPRARAAVLADMDAVGREAQLRGFEFAKAVTLFPEPFTLENGLLTPTFKVKRAQAKEYFAKAISDMYASLSTSDPTPQSAL